A section of the Pseudomonas lini genome encodes:
- a CDS encoding DUF2164 domain-containing protein yields MAAKKKPPILTLTPEQENEANHKIKRFMEDRFELDLGSFEAAEILELFTREIAPHYYNRAIFDVQTHLKERFESIESDLWALEKN; encoded by the coding sequence ATGGCTGCCAAAAAGAAGCCGCCGATCCTGACCCTCACTCCCGAGCAGGAGAACGAGGCCAATCACAAGATCAAACGCTTCATGGAGGATCGCTTCGAGCTGGACCTGGGTTCGTTCGAAGCGGCTGAAATCCTTGAGCTGTTTACCCGCGAAATTGCTCCGCACTATTACAACAGGGCGATTTTCGATGTGCAGACGCACCTCAAAGAGAGGTTCGAAAGCATCGAAAGCGACCTGTGGGCGCTCGAGAAAAACTGA
- a CDS encoding murein hydrolase activator EnvC: MLRVLIALALTCLLQPAFADERTQTQQQLDATRQDIAELKKLLGKLQEEKSGVQKDLKGTETEMGKLEKQVDALQKELKKSESELQRLDAEKKKLQSARIEQQRLIAIQARAAYQNGRQEYLKLLLNQQNPEKFARTLTYYDYLSQARLEQLKNFNETLRQLANVEKDIGLQQAQLLVQKSSLDSQRDELDKVRQERQQVLAKLNDDVKARDQKLAAREQDQADLSKVLKTIEETLARQAREAEEARQKALIAQQEAEKKRLREAQAEADATDAPRKPVKSTPGALVSSSGETFGGPFASTRGRLPWPVDGRLLARFGESRGDDARTKWDGVMISASAGSQVHAVHGGRVVFADWLRGAGLLVILDHGNGFLSLYGHNQTLLKSAGDVVKAGESISTVGSSGGQDTPALYFAIRQQGHPSDPAQWCRAQG, encoded by the coding sequence CCTGATAGCCCTTGCCCTGACTTGCCTGCTTCAACCGGCCTTTGCCGACGAGCGCACGCAAACCCAACAACAGTTGGACGCCACGCGTCAGGACATTGCCGAGCTGAAGAAACTGCTGGGTAAACTCCAGGAAGAAAAATCCGGGGTGCAGAAAGACCTTAAAGGCACCGAAACCGAGATGGGCAAGCTCGAGAAGCAGGTCGATGCCCTGCAAAAAGAGCTGAAGAAAAGCGAATCCGAGCTACAGCGACTCGATGCTGAGAAAAAAAAACTCCAGAGCGCGCGCATTGAACAGCAACGACTGATCGCCATCCAGGCCCGTGCGGCCTATCAGAACGGCCGTCAGGAATACCTCAAGCTGCTGCTCAATCAACAGAACCCGGAAAAATTCGCCCGCACCCTCACCTATTACGACTACCTGAGCCAGGCCCGCCTGGAGCAGCTGAAGAACTTCAACGAAACCCTGCGCCAACTGGCCAATGTCGAAAAAGACATCGGCCTGCAGCAAGCGCAATTGCTGGTGCAGAAAAGCAGCCTAGACAGCCAGCGCGACGAACTCGACAAGGTCCGCCAAGAGCGTCAGCAAGTCCTGGCCAAGCTCAACGACGACGTGAAGGCCCGCGACCAGAAACTGGCGGCGCGCGAGCAGGATCAGGCAGACCTGTCTAAAGTTCTTAAAACCATTGAAGAAACCTTGGCCCGTCAGGCTCGAGAGGCAGAAGAGGCGCGGCAAAAAGCGCTGATCGCCCAGCAGGAAGCCGAAAAAAAGCGTTTACGTGAGGCTCAGGCTGAAGCAGATGCCACCGATGCCCCACGCAAACCCGTTAAATCGACACCCGGCGCACTGGTTTCAAGTTCAGGCGAAACCTTTGGCGGTCCCTTTGCTTCCACTCGCGGCAGACTTCCATGGCCGGTTGATGGTCGACTGCTGGCGCGCTTCGGTGAAAGCCGTGGCGACGATGCCCGCACCAAGTGGGATGGCGTGATGATCAGCGCTTCCGCCGGCAGCCAGGTGCATGCCGTTCACGGCGGCCGCGTGGTGTTTGCCGACTGGCTGCGTGGCGCCGGGTTGCTGGTGATTCTCGACCACGGCAACGGTTTTTTGAGTCTTTATGGTCACAACCAGACGCTGCTCAAGTCTGCGGGTGACGTGGTAAAAGCCGGTGAGTCCATCTCCACTGTCGGTAGCAGTGGCGGGCAGGACACACCAGCGCTGTATTTCGCTATTCGTCAGCAGGGTCACCCGAGTGATCCGGCGCAATGGTGTCGTGCGCAAGGATAA
- the hisF gene encoding imidazole glycerol phosphate synthase subunit HisF, with amino-acid sequence MALAKRIIPCLDVDNGRVVKGVKFENIRDAGDPVEIARRYDEQGADEITFLDITASVDGRDTTLHTVERMASQVFIPLTVGGGVRTVQDIRNLLNAGADKVSINTAAVFNPEFVGEAAQHFGSQCIVVAIDAKKVSGPGETPRWEIFTHGGRKPTGLDAVEWAKKMEGLGAGEILLTSMDQDGMKNGFDLGVTRAISDALGIPVIASGGVGNLQHLADGILEGHASAVLAASIFHFGEYTVQEAKAYMARRGIVMR; translated from the coding sequence ATGGCGCTGGCCAAACGCATCATCCCTTGCCTGGACGTGGATAACGGCCGGGTGGTCAAGGGCGTCAAGTTCGAGAACATTCGCGACGCCGGCGACCCGGTGGAAATCGCCCGTCGCTACGATGAACAGGGTGCCGACGAGATTACTTTTCTCGACATCACCGCCAGCGTCGATGGCCGCGACACCACGCTGCATACCGTCGAACGCATGGCCAGCCAGGTGTTCATCCCGCTGACCGTGGGTGGCGGCGTACGTACCGTGCAGGACATTCGCAACTTGCTCAATGCCGGTGCGGACAAGGTATCGATCAACACCGCTGCGGTGTTCAACCCGGAGTTCGTCGGCGAAGCGGCTCAGCATTTCGGCTCGCAATGCATCGTCGTCGCCATCGACGCGAAGAAAGTTTCCGGTCCGGGCGAAACCCCGCGCTGGGAAATCTTCACCCACGGTGGTCGCAAGCCAACCGGTCTCGACGCGGTTGAGTGGGCGAAGAAGATGGAAGGCCTCGGTGCCGGCGAAATCCTGCTGACCAGCATGGACCAGGACGGTATGAAAAACGGCTTCGACCTGGGCGTCACCCGCGCCATCAGCGATGCGCTGGGGATTCCGGTGATCGCGTCCGGTGGTGTCGGCAACTTGCAGCACTTGGCCGACGGCATCCTCGAAGGCCACGCCAGCGCGGTGCTGGCGGCGAGTATTTTCCACTTCGGCGAATACACCGTGCAGGAAGCCAAGGCTTACATGGCTCGTCGCGGCATCGTGATGCGCTAA
- the hisH gene encoding imidazole glycerol phosphate synthase subunit HisH has protein sequence MQTVAVIDYGMGNLHSVAKALEHVGAGKVLITSDADVIREADRVVFPGVGAIRDCMAEIRRLGFDTLVREVSQDRPFLGICVGMQALLDSSEENNGVDCIGLFPGQVKFFGKGLHEDGEHLKVPHMGWNEVKQTVEHPLWHNIPDLARFYFVHSYYIAAGNARQVVGSGHYGVDFAAALADGSRFAVQFHPEKSHTHGLQLLQNFAAWDGRW, from the coding sequence ATGCAGACGGTCGCGGTTATCGATTACGGCATGGGCAACCTGCACTCGGTGGCCAAGGCTCTCGAGCACGTCGGTGCCGGCAAGGTGCTGATCACCAGCGATGCCGATGTGATTCGCGAAGCCGACCGGGTGGTATTCCCCGGCGTCGGCGCGATTCGCGATTGCATGGCGGAGATCCGTCGCCTGGGTTTCGACACGCTGGTGCGTGAAGTCAGCCAGGACCGTCCGTTCCTCGGCATTTGCGTCGGCATGCAAGCCTTGCTCGACAGCAGTGAAGAGAACAACGGCGTGGACTGCATTGGCCTGTTTCCGGGCCAGGTGAAGTTCTTCGGCAAAGGTTTGCACGAAGACGGCGAACACCTGAAAGTGCCGCACATGGGCTGGAACGAAGTGAAGCAGACGGTAGAACACCCGTTGTGGCACAACATTCCAGACCTGGCGCGTTTCTACTTCGTGCACAGCTACTACATCGCTGCCGGCAATGCGCGGCAGGTGGTGGGCAGCGGTCACTACGGTGTCGATTTCGCCGCTGCGCTGGCCGATGGCTCGCGTTTCGCCGTGCAGTTCCACCCGGAGAAGAGCCATACCCATGGCCTGCAATTGCTGCAGAACTTCGCTGCGTGGGATGGTCGCTGGTAA
- a CDS encoding S41 family peptidase: MLYLSRLTSLALTIALVIGAPLAFAAQPAPAVAPAGTAATTKAPLPLDELRTFAEVMDRIKAAYVEPVDDKTLLENAIKGMLSNLDPHSAYLGPEDFAELQESTSGEFGGLGIEVGAEDGFIKVVSPIDDTPASKAGIQAGDFIVKINGQPTRGQSMTEAVDKMRGKIGQKITLTLVRDGGAPFDVTLVRAIIQVKSVKSQLLESGYGYIRITQFQVKTGEEVSKALAKLRKDNGKKLSGIVLDLRNNPGGVLQSAVEVVDHFITKGLIVYTKGRIANSELRFSATGKDESEAVPMVVLINGGSASASEIVAGALQDQKRAVVMGTTSFGKGSVQTVLPLNNERALKITTALYYTPNGRSIQAQGIVPDIEVRKAKITNEQDGEYFKEADLQGHLGNGNGGADKPTGSSGKAKAMPQDDDYQLAQALSLLKGLSITSGR, from the coding sequence ATGCTGTATTTGTCCCGCCTTACCTCGCTGGCCCTGACGATTGCCCTGGTGATCGGCGCGCCGTTGGCGTTTGCTGCTCAACCGGCTCCGGCGGTCGCACCTGCCGGCACCGCTGCGACCACCAAGGCGCCATTGCCGCTGGACGAGTTGCGCACCTTTGCCGAAGTCATGGACCGGATCAAGGCAGCCTACGTAGAACCGGTGGACGACAAGACCCTGCTGGAAAACGCCATCAAAGGCATGCTCAGCAACCTCGACCCGCACTCCGCCTATCTGGGCCCGGAAGACTTCGCTGAATTGCAGGAAAGCACCAGCGGCGAATTCGGCGGCCTGGGCATCGAAGTCGGTGCCGAAGACGGTTTCATCAAAGTGGTTTCGCCCATTGATGACACCCCGGCCTCCAAGGCTGGCATTCAGGCCGGCGACTTCATCGTCAAGATCAACGGCCAGCCGACTCGCGGCCAGAGCATGACCGAAGCCGTGGACAAGATGCGCGGCAAGATCGGCCAGAAGATCACCCTGACCCTGGTGCGCGACGGCGGTGCGCCATTCGACGTGACGCTGGTCCGCGCAATCATTCAAGTGAAGAGCGTGAAGAGCCAGTTGCTGGAGTCCGGCTACGGCTACATCCGCATCACCCAGTTCCAGGTCAAGACCGGCGAAGAGGTCTCCAAGGCCCTGGCCAAGCTGCGCAAGGACAATGGCAAGAAGCTCAGCGGTATCGTCCTCGACCTGCGCAACAACCCGGGCGGCGTGCTGCAATCGGCGGTGGAAGTGGTCGACCACTTCATCACCAAGGGCCTGATCGTGTACACCAAGGGCCGCATCGCCAACTCCGAACTGCGCTTCTCCGCCACCGGCAAGGACGAAAGTGAAGCCGTGCCAATGGTCGTACTGATCAATGGCGGCAGCGCCTCGGCCTCGGAAATTGTCGCCGGAGCATTGCAGGATCAGAAACGAGCAGTGGTCATGGGCACCACCAGTTTCGGCAAAGGCTCGGTCCAGACCGTGTTGCCACTGAACAACGAACGTGCACTGAAAATCACCACGGCGCTGTACTACACGCCGAACGGCCGCTCGATCCAGGCACAGGGCATCGTCCCGGACATCGAAGTGCGCAAGGCCAAGATCACTAATGAGCAAGACGGCGAATACTTCAAGGAAGCCGATCTGCAAGGTCACCTGGGCAATGGCAATGGCGGCGCCGACAAACCGACTGGTTCCAGTGGCAAAGCCAAGGCCATGCCACAGGATGACGATTACCAGTTGGCTCAGGCCCTGAGCCTGCTCAAAGGGCTGAGCATCACCTCCGGCCGCTGA
- a CDS encoding divergent polysaccharide deacetylase family protein produces the protein MRLRLLLGLLCCLAGVAHAAPATTAATPHKAYLSLIIDDLGQNLPRDRRVLALPGPVTTAIMPDTPHATEFAREAHRAGKIVILHMPMDPATGPFAWHPELPIEELEKRLNAAFQAVPYTAGINNHMGSRMTVQQPAMAWLMADLQRRHKFFVDSRTSAQTVAAAEAQKIGLASVSRDVFLDDEPTEAAIFTQLQTAISLARKQGSAVMIGHPYPQTLAVLERELPKLKAQGIDWIDIKQMISVRGNRATAAHGKDGVYR, from the coding sequence ATGCGCCTGCGGTTGCTCCTCGGTCTGCTGTGCTGTCTGGCGGGTGTCGCTCACGCGGCGCCTGCCACAACAGCGGCCACACCTCACAAGGCTTATCTGAGCCTGATCATCGATGACCTGGGGCAGAACCTGCCCCGGGATCGCCGCGTGTTGGCCCTGCCCGGCCCGGTCACCACGGCAATCATGCCCGATACGCCCCACGCCACCGAATTCGCTCGCGAAGCCCATCGCGCCGGCAAGATCGTCATCCTGCACATGCCCATGGACCCGGCCACCGGGCCGTTTGCCTGGCATCCCGAGTTGCCCATCGAAGAGCTCGAAAAGCGCTTGAATGCGGCGTTCCAGGCTGTGCCGTATACCGCTGGCATCAACAACCACATGGGCAGCCGCATGACCGTTCAGCAACCGGCCATGGCCTGGCTGATGGCGGACTTGCAGCGGCGGCACAAGTTCTTCGTCGACAGCCGCACCAGCGCGCAAACCGTGGCGGCCGCCGAGGCGCAGAAGATCGGTTTGGCGAGCGTTTCGCGGGATGTGTTCCTCGATGACGAGCCCACTGAAGCCGCCATTTTTACTCAGCTACAGACGGCTATCAGCCTGGCGCGAAAGCAGGGTTCTGCGGTGATGATCGGGCATCCGTATCCGCAGACATTGGCGGTGCTTGAACGTGAATTGCCCAAGCTCAAGGCTCAGGGCATTGACTGGATCGACATCAAACAGATGATCAGTGTGCGCGGCAATCGCGCGACGGCTGCGCATGGCAAGGATGGCGTCTACCGCTAA
- a CDS encoding OFA family MFS transporter codes for MTTSITADGIKADQPAFLSKERIIAKPGFNRWLVPPAALAIHLCIGMAYGFSVFWLPLSKALGVTKAVTCAPDMSFIAQVFSSQCDWPISMLGWIYTLFFIFLGCSAAIWGGWLEHAGPRKAGVVSALCWCGGLLISALGVYTHQIWLMWIGSGVIGGIGLGLGYISPVSTLIKWFPDKRGMATGMAIMGFGGGAMVGAPLAAALMGHFASPTSVGVWQSFLVMAAIYFVFMIGGALSYRVPPTGWKPEGWTAPAKKASNSMITHRHVHVNVAWKTPQFRLVWLVLCLNVSAGIGILGMASPLLQEVFAGKLLGTDQTFGQLDAGQLASIAAIAAGFTGLLSLFNIGGRFFWASFSDYLGRKNTYFVFFALGFALYALIPNLGHLGNVALFVAAFCIILSMYGGGFATVPAYLADLFGTQMVGAIHGRLLTAWAAAGVLGPVLVNYLREYQLSIGVERAAAYDITLYILAGLLVLGFLCNLMVRPVADKYFMTDAELAAEQALGHDKGADASTVLEWKADAGTKPLAVAAWLVVGIPLAWGVWVTLQKTAVLFH; via the coding sequence ATGACTACCAGCATCACGGCGGACGGCATCAAAGCCGACCAGCCCGCGTTCCTGTCCAAGGAGCGCATCATCGCCAAGCCCGGTTTCAACCGTTGGCTGGTACCACCGGCCGCTCTGGCCATCCACCTGTGCATCGGCATGGCCTATGGCTTTTCGGTGTTCTGGTTGCCGTTGTCCAAAGCCCTGGGCGTCACCAAGGCCGTGACTTGCGCGCCGGACATGAGCTTCATCGCTCAGGTCTTTTCGTCTCAATGCGACTGGCCGATCTCGATGCTCGGCTGGATCTACACCCTGTTCTTCATCTTCCTTGGCTGCTCGGCAGCCATCTGGGGCGGCTGGCTGGAACACGCAGGTCCGCGCAAGGCCGGTGTGGTGTCGGCACTGTGCTGGTGTGGCGGTCTGCTGATTTCGGCGCTGGGGGTCTATACCCACCAGATCTGGCTGATGTGGATCGGCTCCGGGGTCATTGGCGGTATTGGCCTGGGGCTGGGTTACATCTCGCCGGTCTCGACCCTGATCAAGTGGTTCCCGGACAAGCGCGGCATGGCCACAGGCATGGCGATCATGGGCTTCGGCGGTGGCGCGATGGTGGGTGCCCCACTGGCCGCAGCGCTGATGGGCCACTTCGCTTCGCCAACCAGCGTGGGCGTATGGCAGAGCTTCCTGGTAATGGCCGCGATCTACTTCGTGTTCATGATCGGTGGCGCGCTGTCCTACCGCGTTCCGCCAACCGGCTGGAAGCCTGAAGGCTGGACTGCTCCGGCAAAAAAAGCCTCGAACTCGATGATCACTCACCGTCACGTCCATGTGAATGTGGCGTGGAAAACCCCGCAATTCCGTCTGGTGTGGCTGGTGCTGTGCCTGAACGTTTCGGCGGGTATCGGCATCCTTGGCATGGCTTCGCCGCTGTTGCAGGAAGTCTTCGCCGGTAAATTGCTGGGTACCGACCAGACGTTTGGTCAGCTGGATGCCGGGCAACTGGCCTCGATCGCAGCGATTGCGGCCGGCTTCACCGGTTTGCTGAGCTTGTTCAACATTGGTGGCCGGTTCTTCTGGGCTTCGTTCTCGGACTACCTGGGCCGCAAAAACACTTATTTCGTGTTCTTCGCCCTCGGATTCGCGCTGTACGCGCTGATCCCGAACCTCGGTCACCTGGGCAACGTTGCGCTGTTCGTGGCGGCGTTCTGCATCATCCTGTCGATGTATGGCGGCGGTTTTGCGACGGTACCGGCTTATCTGGCTGACTTGTTCGGTACGCAAATGGTCGGCGCGATTCACGGTCGTCTGCTGACGGCGTGGGCGGCGGCGGGTGTGTTGGGGCCGGTGTTGGTGAACTACCTGCGTGAATATCAGCTGAGCATCGGCGTTGAACGTGCCGCGGCTTACGACATCACCCTGTACATTCTCGCGGGCCTGCTGGTGCTGGGTTTCCTGTGCAACCTGATGGTTCGCCCGGTGGCCGACAAGTACTTCATGACCGACGCTGAACTGGCGGCCGAACAGGCGCTGGGCCATGACAAGGGTGCTGATGCCAGCACCGTGCTGGAGTGGAAAGCGGATGCGGGCACCAAGCCGTTGGCGGTGGCTGCGTGGCTGGTGGTGGGCATTCCGTTGGCGTGGGGTGTTTGGGTGACGCTGCAGAAGACTGCGGTGTTGTTCCATTAA
- the hisA gene encoding 1-(5-phosphoribosyl)-5-[(5-phosphoribosylamino)methylideneamino]imidazole-4-carboxamide isomerase, which yields MLIIPAIDLKDGACVRLRQGRMEDSTVFSDDPVSMAAKWVEGGCRRLHLVDLNGAFEGQPVNGEVVTAIAKRYPNLPIQIGGGIRSLETIEHYVKAGVSYVIIGTKAVKDPAFVAEACRAFPGKVIVGLDAKDGFVATDGWAEISTIQVIDLARQFEADGVSAIVYTDIAKDGMMQGCNVSYTAALAAATKIPVIASGGIHNLGDIKSLLDAKAPGIIGAITGRAIYEGTLDVAEAQAFCDSYKG from the coding sequence ATGCTGATTATTCCCGCTATCGATCTCAAAGACGGTGCCTGTGTTCGTCTGCGCCAGGGCCGCATGGAAGATTCCACGGTGTTCTCCGATGACCCGGTGAGCATGGCAGCCAAGTGGGTGGAAGGCGGTTGCCGCCGTCTGCATCTGGTCGACCTGAACGGTGCTTTCGAAGGCCAGCCGGTCAACGGCGAAGTGGTCACCGCCATCGCCAAGCGCTACCCGAACCTGCCGATTCAGATCGGCGGCGGCATCCGCTCGCTGGAAACCATCGAACACTACGTGAAAGCGGGCGTGAGCTACGTGATCATCGGCACCAAAGCCGTGAAAGATCCGGCTTTCGTTGCTGAAGCCTGCCGCGCGTTCCCGGGCAAAGTGATCGTGGGGCTGGATGCCAAAGACGGTTTTGTCGCCACCGATGGCTGGGCTGAAATCAGCACCATCCAGGTGATCGACCTGGCCAGGCAATTCGAAGCCGACGGCGTGTCCGCGATCGTTTATACCGACATCGCCAAAGACGGCATGATGCAGGGCTGCAACGTTTCGTACACCGCCGCCCTGGCCGCTGCGACGAAGATTCCGGTGATCGCTTCCGGCGGCATCCACAATCTGGGTGACATCAAGTCGCTGCTCGACGCCAAGGCGCCAGGCATCATCGGCGCCATCACCGGCCGGGCGATTTACGAAGGCACCCTCGATGTCGCTGAAGCGCAAGCTTTCTGCGATTCGTACAAAGGCTGA
- a CDS encoding substrate-binding periplasmic protein, protein MLKRLLLVLASASLLFINGVHAEENPGTGLVLLTENFPPYNMAKNGKNFAQDENINGIAVDVVREMFKRADITYSLTLRFPWERIYKLALEKPGYGVFVMARLPDREKLFKWVGPIGPDDWIMLAKADSKITLESLEQARKYKIGAYKGDAIAETLAKQGLKPIVVLRDQDNAKKLVNGQIDLWATGDPAGRYLARQEGVNGLKTVLRFNSAELYLALNKDVPDETVAKLQAALDQLRKEGVVDEIMSRYL, encoded by the coding sequence ATGCTTAAACGTCTTCTTCTTGTCCTCGCCAGCGCTTCTCTGTTGTTCATCAACGGAGTTCACGCCGAAGAAAATCCCGGCACCGGTCTGGTGTTGCTGACGGAAAACTTCCCGCCGTACAACATGGCGAAGAACGGCAAAAATTTCGCTCAGGACGAGAACATCAACGGCATTGCCGTGGACGTTGTCCGTGAGATGTTCAAACGCGCCGACATCACTTACAGCCTGACGCTACGTTTCCCCTGGGAGCGAATCTACAAACTCGCCCTGGAAAAACCCGGTTATGGCGTGTTCGTTATGGCGCGATTGCCGGACCGCGAGAAACTCTTCAAGTGGGTCGGCCCTATCGGCCCGGACGACTGGATCATGCTGGCCAAGGCCGATAGCAAGATCACCCTCGAGTCGTTGGAGCAGGCGCGCAAATACAAGATTGGCGCCTACAAGGGCGATGCGATTGCCGAGACGCTGGCCAAGCAAGGACTGAAACCGATTGTTGTGCTGCGCGATCAAGACAACGCCAAAAAACTGGTCAACGGCCAGATCGACCTGTGGGCCACCGGTGATCCGGCAGGCCGCTATCTGGCGCGCCAGGAAGGCGTGAACGGGCTCAAGACCGTGCTGCGCTTCAACAGCGCCGAGTTGTACCTGGCGCTGAATAAAGACGTGCCGGACGAAACCGTCGCCAAGCTGCAAGCCGCGCTGGATCAGCTGCGCAAGGAAGGCGTGGTAGACGAGATCATGTCGCGGTATTTGTAG
- the hisB gene encoding imidazoleglycerol-phosphate dehydratase HisB: protein MAERMASVERDTLETQIKASINLDGTGKARFDIGVPFLEHMLDQIARHGLIDLDIVSKGDLHIDDHHTVEDVGITLGQAFAKAIGDKKGIRRYGHAYVPLDEALSRVVIDFSGRPGLQMHVPYTRATVGGFDVDLFQEFFQGFVNHALVSLHIDNLRGTNTHHQIETVFKAFGRALRMAVELDDRMAGQMPSTKGVL, encoded by the coding sequence ATGGCCGAACGTATGGCGTCTGTCGAGCGCGACACTCTGGAAACCCAGATCAAAGCCTCGATCAACCTGGATGGCACCGGAAAGGCCCGATTTGATATCGGTGTACCTTTTCTTGAGCACATGCTGGACCAGATCGCCCGTCACGGGCTGATCGACCTGGATATTGTCAGCAAGGGCGACCTGCATATCGACGACCACCACACGGTGGAAGACGTCGGTATCACCCTGGGTCAGGCCTTCGCCAAAGCCATCGGCGACAAGAAAGGCATCCGTCGCTACGGCCATGCCTACGTGCCGCTCGATGAAGCGCTGTCGCGCGTGGTGATCGACTTCTCCGGCCGCCCTGGCCTGCAGATGCATGTTCCTTATACCCGCGCGACCGTCGGCGGTTTCGACGTTGACCTGTTCCAGGAATTCTTCCAGGGCTTCGTCAACCACGCCCTCGTCAGCCTGCACATCGACAATCTGCGTGGCACCAACACCCACCACCAGATCGAGACCGTGTTCAAGGCTTTCGGCCGCGCACTTCGCATGGCCGTGGAGCTGGATGACCGCATGGCCGGTCAGATGCCGTCGACCAAAGGCGTTCTGTAA